One genomic window of Quercus lobata isolate SW786 chromosome 9, ValleyOak3.0 Primary Assembly, whole genome shotgun sequence includes the following:
- the LOC115960658 gene encoding uncharacterized protein LOC115960658 isoform X1, which translates to MGWVHPDISLEEMVKLTKGFVDILILASGYQSSGRIAHWDAQNIKKIFHWGLFFENVFSRLSGSDAYQDSVEELDAALSEMTSDASFPQGLAHLSSTTLAKARGYVLEHLIHTLPLRVAHLREFLTAVIEMELDELLETEHDCLNAYLKKLTLQNRSLISVPDEKDFLKDSVISSREMAPIKKNEKSIGDDLTKYALQEILKRKCAVSCISAVETGLDIILNTIRHNSESDNKLLNEQLKHEKAPTNVEPLLEFITWNHWKSRNLSYFLDKRTVRLVSGASLIFSAPKVQWIQVFQGLNVSAKSSDNGFSETIELLLLGCIASRWNCLIEHFMHVSYYSLAISEQYHELCSLVFGRSQSLNSTDEAMISKESSILEYLTGVLGGQLHQLWKLSPALAAAAIPSWSPFLRLYLSEIETQFKGKFSMTRCCNCSKDTEEHKDCELAERIWCLYIFHVLGPHLKHDASSA; encoded by the exons ATGGGGTGGGTGCACCCTGATATAAGCTTGGAGGAAATGGTGAAACTGACAAAAGGGTTTGTAGATATACTGATTCTAGCATCTGGGTATCAGTCTTCTGGTCGTATTGCCCACTGGGACGCCCAAAACATCAAGAAAATCTTCCACTGGGGCCTCTTCTTCGAAAAT gTGTTTAGCCGTTTGAGTGGCTCAGATGCTTACCAAGACTCGGTGGAGGAACTTGATGCAGCTCTATCTGAAATGACTTCTGATGCGTCTTTCCCTCAG GGTCTTGCACATTTATCATCTACTACTCTTGCTAAGGCGCGTGGATATGTATTAGAACATCTTATCCATACTTTGCCTTTGAGGGTTGCACATCTCAGAGAGTTTCTGACTGCAGTTATTGAGATGGAGCTTGATGAGCTATTAGAAACGGAGCATGATTGCCTAAATGCATATCTGAAGAAATTGACTCTGCAGAATAGGTCACTTATTTCAGTTCCAGATGAGAAGGATTTTTTGAAGGATTCAGTTATTTCATCTCGGGAAATGGCTCCAATtaagaagaatgaaaaaagCATTGGTGATGATCTTACAAAGTATGCTCTGCAAGAGATTTTGAAGAGGAAGTGTGCAGTGTCTTGCATATCAGCAGTAGAGACAGGCTTAGATATTATTTTGAACACCATAAGACATAACAGTGAGTCTGACAATAAGTTACTCAATGAACAGCTAAAGCATGAAAAAGCTCCAAC GAATGTAGAACCATTACTGGAGTTTATCACATGGAATCACTGGAAATCAAGAAATCTCTCATATTTTCTTGATAAGAGAACTGTTAGATTAGTCTCAGGTGCCAGCTTGATATTTTCTGCTCCTAAGGTTCAGTGGATACAAGTTTTTCAGGGACTGAATGTTTCAGCCAAAAGCAGTGATAATGGTTTTAGTGAAACAATT GAGCTCTTGTTACTTGGATGCATTGCAAGCAGATGGAATTGTCTAATTGAACATTTCATGCATGTTTCGTATTATTCCCTTGCTATCTCAGAGCAATATCATGAGTTGTGCAGTTTAGTTTTTGGAAGATCTCAAAGTCTTAATTCTACAGATGAAGCAATGATTTCAAAG GAAAGTAGCATTCTTGAGTATCTGACTGGAGTGCTGGGTGGTCAACTACATCAACTATGGAAATTATCCCCTGCCCTTGCAGCAGCTGCAATTCCATCCTG GTCACCATTTTTAAGGTTGTATTTGAGCGAAATTGAGACTCAGttcaaaggaaaattttcaatgaCAAG ATGCTGCAATTGTTCTAAAGATACGGAGGAACACAAGGACT GTGAACTTGCTGAGAGAATTTGGTGCCTCTACATCTTTCATGTACTGGGCCCTCATCTAAAGCATGATGCCAGTAGTGCTTGA
- the LOC115960658 gene encoding uncharacterized protein LOC115960658 isoform X2 translates to MGWVHPDISLEEMVKLTKGFVDILILASGYQSSGRIAHWDAQNIKKIFHWGLFFENVFSRLSGSDAYQDSVEELDAALSEMTSDASFPQGLAHLSSTTLAKARGYVLEHLIHTLPLRVAHLREFLTAVIEMELDELLETEHDCLNAYLKKLTLQNRSLISVPDEKDFLKDSVISSREMAPIKKNEKSIGDDLTKYALQEILKRKCAVSCISAVETGLDIILNTIRHNSESDNKLLNEQLKHEKAPTNVEPLLEFITWNHWKSRNLSYFLDKRTVRLVSGASLIFSAPKVQWIQVFQGLNVSAKSSDNGFSETIELLLLGCIASRWNCLIEHFMHVSYYSLAISEQYHELCSLVFGRSQSLNSTDEAMISKESSILEYLTGVLGGQLHQLWKLSPALAAAAIPSWSPFLRLYLSEIETQFKGKFSMTRCCNCSKDTEEHKDFEPCPVN, encoded by the exons ATGGGGTGGGTGCACCCTGATATAAGCTTGGAGGAAATGGTGAAACTGACAAAAGGGTTTGTAGATATACTGATTCTAGCATCTGGGTATCAGTCTTCTGGTCGTATTGCCCACTGGGACGCCCAAAACATCAAGAAAATCTTCCACTGGGGCCTCTTCTTCGAAAAT gTGTTTAGCCGTTTGAGTGGCTCAGATGCTTACCAAGACTCGGTGGAGGAACTTGATGCAGCTCTATCTGAAATGACTTCTGATGCGTCTTTCCCTCAG GGTCTTGCACATTTATCATCTACTACTCTTGCTAAGGCGCGTGGATATGTATTAGAACATCTTATCCATACTTTGCCTTTGAGGGTTGCACATCTCAGAGAGTTTCTGACTGCAGTTATTGAGATGGAGCTTGATGAGCTATTAGAAACGGAGCATGATTGCCTAAATGCATATCTGAAGAAATTGACTCTGCAGAATAGGTCACTTATTTCAGTTCCAGATGAGAAGGATTTTTTGAAGGATTCAGTTATTTCATCTCGGGAAATGGCTCCAATtaagaagaatgaaaaaagCATTGGTGATGATCTTACAAAGTATGCTCTGCAAGAGATTTTGAAGAGGAAGTGTGCAGTGTCTTGCATATCAGCAGTAGAGACAGGCTTAGATATTATTTTGAACACCATAAGACATAACAGTGAGTCTGACAATAAGTTACTCAATGAACAGCTAAAGCATGAAAAAGCTCCAAC GAATGTAGAACCATTACTGGAGTTTATCACATGGAATCACTGGAAATCAAGAAATCTCTCATATTTTCTTGATAAGAGAACTGTTAGATTAGTCTCAGGTGCCAGCTTGATATTTTCTGCTCCTAAGGTTCAGTGGATACAAGTTTTTCAGGGACTGAATGTTTCAGCCAAAAGCAGTGATAATGGTTTTAGTGAAACAATT GAGCTCTTGTTACTTGGATGCATTGCAAGCAGATGGAATTGTCTAATTGAACATTTCATGCATGTTTCGTATTATTCCCTTGCTATCTCAGAGCAATATCATGAGTTGTGCAGTTTAGTTTTTGGAAGATCTCAAAGTCTTAATTCTACAGATGAAGCAATGATTTCAAAG GAAAGTAGCATTCTTGAGTATCTGACTGGAGTGCTGGGTGGTCAACTACATCAACTATGGAAATTATCCCCTGCCCTTGCAGCAGCTGCAATTCCATCCTG GTCACCATTTTTAAGGTTGTATTTGAGCGAAATTGAGACTCAGttcaaaggaaaattttcaatgaCAAG ATGCTGCAATTGTTCTAAAGATACGGAGGAACACAAGGACT TTGAACCTTGCCCAGTGAACTAG